CAATTAAGACCACTGtccattttttaaatttcaatcagtGTATAACGATTGTGTGTGAAAATCTACAGGAGAACATTTGTAGTTCTTACaattgagaaataaaaaaattggattGTCCAGTTTCATTTAAGAGCCAAATGATCCGTTTCTTTTATCCATCACTTATTTTCTCTAAGAGCAATGAGTTTTATTCCACAATGAAATATCGCAAAGTTGGATGTTTCTTAAACACTTGtttatgaaaacaaagaaattgTATTGATACATCCAGGTAAGTAATTAATGAAATAAGGTACGTATTTTTCATTACAATAAGTTAAAGCTTATCAAACCAAATCAATACAGCGTTACGCAGTTTTGCTGAATATAATCCGGATACAATTCTGCTATTGAACAATTAtgacttataattttttgtcTATATAAATCCGGTCTCGAGATCGGTGCTAACATAATTGGTTGCTACCGATGAAATGTTGAATATGAAACCATTGTcacttttttgtgttttttgCGTTTTCAAAATTTGCTATGCTGAGGATAAAAAGTGTAATCCAAGTGAGTTTGATTCACTTCAATAGATGATACTGCATCTGCTGACATGCGGAATCTTTCGATATATTTTTTAATCGTTTAACCGAAAAATTCGTTGAATTTGATCTTTTTTCTAGGATTTCATTATTTCCAACCATTTTATGGAAAGATCCCCCCAAAAGCTTTCAAAGCAGGCGTTGATAAGAACGGCGAAGACAAATATATCGCTCGCATAGTTTCTCTCGACGAACGTACTTGGGTGAGTGTAATCCTTCACAACAAACCATCAATTGATATAAATCAATGTATTTCGCAGTCAGCTCCAACTACTTTTTCCGCCTCAAGCATGTGGACCTTTTTTGGCTGGCAGGGAGAAACGGACAAAAAAGTCACCAAGTTTATTGAGGTGAGATCGAAGAAACCGATAGATATGAAAGGGTTTGCATGGTTTTTCCAAAGGATTCACTGTAACTCATGAATAGGTTCAAGGAAGATGCTAACAAACGCTCGACTGATGCATTTTTTCTGCAAACTccttcataacttttttttccaatttgaatCCTTGATGGAAATCGTCAAGAAAGGTCCGCTTCTTAATGTATCAAAATTTCAGCTAATGATGGTAGAACCTGAACGTCCTGGTTTCGGTTGGTTTAACGTTAAGTCGAAAAGAATCCTGTACAACTTGTACGAGGACTGCTGCTTCGTGGAAGGAGGTTATGGCTTTAAGGATGGCAAAAAGTATACGGCATACGTAGCGAGGACAAACGACAAAGGTGTTTATCACGTTGGAGGTCTTTATATGCCCGACTGGACCAACAAAGAGTCCATGCATTATATGGATGGATGGGAATCCAAATATATCGAAACAGGTTACGATGTTCTCGCTTACGATTGTTGCCAGGAGGTGCTGTGTAACCCCCGTAATAAGAACCATCCTTCGAATTGTTGTACGAAATAATTTGCGATAGATTGTGAATTGCTATATTTATACGAAGTTGTtggaaattaaataaaaaactgtttttctcaTTACtgctttttattttcaatcccaaATTGTACAATGGGATCGAAAAGATAACGAAGATTTTAGAGAATTTCCCGTTGAATCATCATTTCTAGAATCTTATTAATAAGAACCCGAATTTTCTAAAATCCTAGATATTTGTTCGATATATGGAAGATAGGCTAGATTTCAGATTATTCGGTGGCTGGTTCGAGAAATCTCATTCATTTTCGGTTAAAAAGCTGCTAGAAAATTGTCATGTCCATAAGAAAACTACGTTTGGTGATTTACAAATTTATTCGATATACAATTTCTCAATCTCGACTACcaacatatataatatatattaaatatattatatattatataataaaatCTTTCCGAATACTGAACTCTCCAACGCATGTGGAAACCTAGATAATTAATCAATCATGCGCACACAATATATTACAAAAATAACAAAGGCCTATATTTTTTTGGGAAAgtcgaaaaaatattgaatttccatGCCCATTAGATCATTATGTCCGAGATAttgcaaaaattattttcttaatCGTAAGCTAAGTATTCTAATCGATgaaattccaagatttggttcgaatcacatattttttgtccatataattcgaaaactatagaaagaaacGGAAAAGGTCTGATTCAAGTTTTGAAAAATCGATATgccaaatttcaacaatttcaataAGAATAGAACCAAATCCCATAGAGACTAGGATTATAAAATTGGGAGGGCAGGTACTAAGACAAAAAATCGAGAATTG
The nucleotide sequence above comes from Coccinella septempunctata chromosome 4, icCocSept1.1, whole genome shotgun sequence. Encoded proteins:
- the LOC123311161 gene encoding uncharacterized protein LOC123311161, coding for MLNMKPLSLFCVFCVFKICYAEDKKCNPRFHYFQPFYGKIPPKAFKAGVDKNGEDKYIARIVSLDERTWSAPTTFSASSMWTFFGWQGETDKKVTKFIELMMVEPERPGFGWFNVKSKRILYNLYEDCCFVEGGYGFKDGKKYTAYVARTNDKGVYHVGGLYMPDWTNKESMHYMDGWESKYIETGYDVLAYDCCQEVLCNPRNKNHPSNCCTK